One Gemmatimonadaceae bacterium DNA window includes the following coding sequences:
- a CDS encoding type II toxin-antitoxin system PemK/MazF family toxin yields MTTSGQAYPWRVACRFQRKDGFIALDQLRTIDRERVTRKLGRLAAPALGAMLALLQELFAP; encoded by the coding sequence ATGACCACATCCGGACAGGCCTATCCGTGGCGGGTCGCCTGCCGCTTTCAGCGGAAGGACGGTTTCATCGCGCTCGACCAGTTGCGGACGATCGATCGCGAGCGTGTGACCCGAAAGCTCGGGCGCCTAGCCGCTCCCGCTCTCGGAGCGATGCTGGCGCTGCTGCAGGAACTCTTCGCGCCGTAG
- a CDS encoding cyclic nucleotide-binding domain-containing protein, with protein sequence MSRISIVPPKPPARQTLQHRGALLLSSTPRERAERLDATRWAHRLSWKEEEGIGLYLEYFRLPAGTVLFKEGDHDAFAAIITAGALEIRKGDSSQKLRTVAHLTEGKMVGEMSLIDGAARSATAVATEQTDILVLSRDDFDEMCEARPDIALKFTLMVAEAVSQLLRQTTGTLVDHLEVHARDARDARDARDARDAREAHVDRGGPESHAAHTDAGPNDEL encoded by the coding sequence ATGAGCCGGATCAGCATCGTTCCGCCGAAACCGCCTGCGCGACAGACGCTGCAGCACCGCGGCGCCCTGTTGCTCTCGTCCACGCCCCGCGAGCGCGCCGAGCGCCTCGACGCGACGCGGTGGGCGCACCGCTTGTCGTGGAAGGAAGAGGAAGGGATCGGGCTCTACCTCGAGTACTTCCGGCTCCCGGCCGGGACCGTTCTCTTCAAGGAAGGGGACCACGACGCCTTTGCCGCGATCATCACCGCGGGAGCGCTCGAGATCCGGAAGGGGGACTCGTCGCAGAAGCTGCGCACCGTCGCGCACCTCACCGAAGGGAAGATGGTCGGCGAGATGTCGTTGATCGACGGCGCGGCGCGCTCGGCGACCGCGGTCGCCACCGAGCAGACCGACATCCTCGTGCTCTCGCGCGACGACTTCGACGAGATGTGCGAGGCGCGCCCGGACATCGCGCTCAAGTTCACGCTCATGGTGGCCGAAGCGGTGTCGCAACTCCTGCGTCAGACCACCGGGACGCTCGTCGACCATCTCGAGGTGCACGCGCGTGATGCGCGTGATGCGCGTGATGCGCGGGATGCGCGGGATGCGCGGGAAGCGCACGTCGATCGCGGCGGTCCCGAATCGCACGCCGCACACACGGACGCCGGGCCTAACGACGAGCTGTAG
- a CDS encoding type II toxin-antitoxin system PemK/MazF family toxin, whose amino-acid sequence MALTPRRGDVLLVALDPTRGSEIQKTRPCVVVSPDELNGTCARSSSPR is encoded by the coding sequence ATGGCGTTAACGCCGCGCCGGGGCGACGTCCTCCTGGTCGCACTCGATCCGACCCGAGGGAGTGAGATCCAGAAGACGCGCCCCTGTGTTGTCGTGTCGCCCGACGAACTCAACGGCACCTGCGCACGCTCATCGTCGCCCCGATGA
- a CDS encoding AbrB/MazE/SpoVT family DNA-binding domain-containing protein has translation MKTRIVRIGNSQGVRLPRPLLETAGLGEDVVLRAAPGRIVIEAARAPRSGWADAAKAMHAAVDDVLLDAPNATRFDREEWEWR, from the coding sequence ATGAAGACGCGGATCGTGCGCATCGGCAATTCCCAGGGCGTTCGGCTCCCTCGTCCGCTGCTCGAGACCGCCGGCCTGGGCGAAGACGTCGTGCTGCGCGCTGCGCCCGGTCGGATTGTGATCGAAGCCGCGCGCGCTCCGCGCTCCGGCTGGGCCGACGCCGCCAAGGCCATGCACGCGGCCGTCGACGACGTCTTGCTCGACGCCCCCAACGCGACTCGCTTTGACCGCGAGGAGTGGGAATGGCGTTAA
- a CDS encoding DNA-3-methyladenine glycosylase I encodes MTTYCDVARGHEFHGPYHDREYGFPITDDNRLFERLMLEVNQAGLSWLTILKKRQHFTRAYHDFEIDRVARYTARDETRLLADAGIIRNRLKVKAAIENARRIQALQQSHGSFVAWLDAHHPLERAEWQKLFKKTFVFTGGEIVHEFLLSTGYLPGAHAPTCPIHAKVLKKRPPWSRTSASATARR; translated from the coding sequence ATGACGACCTACTGCGACGTGGCGCGCGGCCACGAGTTCCACGGTCCCTATCACGACCGCGAGTACGGCTTCCCCATCACCGACGACAACCGCCTCTTCGAACGCCTGATGCTCGAGGTCAACCAGGCGGGATTGTCGTGGCTGACGATCCTCAAGAAGCGCCAGCACTTCACGCGCGCCTACCACGATTTCGAGATCGACCGCGTTGCGCGCTACACCGCGCGAGATGAGACGCGCCTCCTGGCCGACGCCGGGATCATCCGCAACCGGCTCAAGGTGAAGGCGGCGATCGAGAATGCGCGTCGCATCCAGGCGCTGCAGCAATCACACGGCTCGTTCGTTGCCTGGCTCGATGCGCATCACCCGCTGGAGCGCGCCGAGTGGCAGAAGCTGTTCAAGAAGACCTTCGTCTTCACCGGGGGCGAGATCGTGCACGAGTTCCTGCTCAGCACGGGCTACCTTCCGGGAGCACACGCCCCCACGTGCCCCATCCACGCCAAGGTCCTGAAGAAGCGCCCGCCGTGGTCGCGTACCAGTGCCAGCGCTACAGCTCGTCGTTAG
- the arfB gene encoding aminoacyl-tRNA hydrolase, with protein sequence MPPRPAAERAARSDDDAPDRDLVVDAGHVIPRRELSARASRAGGAGGQHVNTSSTRVEVLWNPATSRALTDDERARVVEKLGARLDAEGRVRVVASDTRSQRQNRELAETRLAELVRRALHVPRKRKATRPTRASQERRLDEKRRSSEKKSARRSKDWE encoded by the coding sequence ATGCCTCCTCGTCCCGCAGCCGAACGCGCAGCGCGTAGCGACGACGACGCGCCAGACCGCGACCTGGTCGTCGACGCCGGGCACGTCATTCCGCGGCGCGAACTCAGCGCTCGCGCCTCGCGAGCCGGCGGTGCTGGGGGGCAGCACGTCAACACCTCGTCGACGCGCGTGGAGGTGCTGTGGAACCCGGCCACCTCGCGCGCGCTGACCGATGACGAACGCGCGCGGGTGGTCGAGAAGCTCGGCGCGCGCCTCGACGCCGAGGGGCGCGTACGCGTGGTCGCCAGCGACACGCGGAGCCAGCGCCAGAACCGCGAACTCGCCGAGACTCGGCTCGCCGAACTCGTCAGGCGGGCGTTGCACGTGCCGCGCAAGCGCAAGGCGACGCGCCCCACGCGTGCCTCGCAGGAGCGCCGGCTGGACGAGAAGCGGCGCTCGTCGGAGAAGAAGAGCGCTCGGCGGTCGAAAGACTGGGAGTAG